Genomic DNA from Acidobacteriota bacterium:
GGCGGAAGCCGATGCCCGGGACATGGAGGAGCTGGCGCGGCGGCAGGACTTCGAGACACTTCTCTTGCTCTCTCCGGCGGCGACCCGGGATGCGGTGCTGGAGAACATCCGCAACGCCGCGGAGGAGCTGCAGCCGGGAGACTTCTTTCTCCTTACCTATGCGGGGCATGGTGGCCGGCTGCCGGATATCGGCGGTGATGAAAGCGACTTGCGGGACGAGACCTGGTGCCTCTATGACGGTCAGCTGGTGGACGACGAGCTGGGGAGCCTGTGGTACCAATTCCGCCGCGGCGTGCGGGTGCTGGCCATCTCCGACAGCTGCCACAGCGGCACCGTGACCCGGGGTACGCCCTCCGGCTACGGCCGCCGAGGGGAGTCGGAGGATTCCATGTTCGTCGAGTCCGCGCCCCGCTACCGCTTCATGCCCGACGCCGTCGCCGCCCGTGCCTTCCGGGCCAACCGGGAGCTCTACTTGGGGATTGCCGAGAGCCTGGTGGAGGGCTCGCCGGAGCCCAAGGCGTCCGTGCGGCTCCTGGCGGGCTGCCAGGATGATCAATTTGCCAGCGACGGACCGTTCAACGGACTGTTCACCGGAGTGCTCAAGCGGGTGTGGGGGGAGGGAGACTTCGAGGGCGACTATGGAGAGTTCTTTCACCAGCTGTGCCGCCGCATGCCGAGGAGTCAGCGTCCCAACCACGTGCTGCTCGGGGAGCCGGATCGCGGTTTCGACCGCCAGCGGCCGTTCGAGATCTGAGCCGCCGCTGCCGCCCGCACTGAAGAGCGTCCCGCCAAAAAAAGCGCGCCGGCCTCCCCGAAGGGAAGACCGGCGCCTCGTCACAGCTGTAGTAGGCGCGGATGAGGTCCGCTGTTACCAGCGATAACCCACTGCCAGTTCCGCGATGTCGGCGTCGTAATCGTCGAAGTCGAAGGTGTCTTCGTCGTAGTCGACGGTCCGATAGCCCGCCCGCACCAGGTAGCCGGCGGGGAAGGCGTATTCCACAAAGGCTCGCAGATCGTCTCGGGTGAGACCGAAGGAGCCGTCGTTGGTGTAGAAGCGCAGGTCACCACCGACGCTCCACTGGTCGTTGGCGCGCCAGCGCAGCCGGCCGTCGATGAAGTCCGACTCCGCCAGATAGGCGATGGGGAAGGGCAGCTCGGCACCGCCCCCGAAGCCCGGCAGAGTGACCACGACCTGGTCGATGGTACGGTCCAGCTCCACGCGGTTATAGCCCAAGGAGACGTTGAGGTCGTCCTGGGTATAGCCGAAGCGTAGGGTCAGCTGGTCGGTGTCGGCGGCCCAGCCGGAATCGTCGTTGTCTACGCGCCGGAGCAGGTAAGAACCGGAGAGGTGGAATCCACCGTCGAGTTGCCAGCGGGTGTTGAGGCGAATCTTCTGACTCTCGGTGGGAGAGACCAGGGTGTAGGGATCGTCGTAGGAGCTGTCCTCGACGGTGAGGGTGAGACTGGCGCGGCTGTGGGGCCGCCAGCCGAGGGTGGCGAAGAAGCCGGTGTGATCCGTCTCCTCGCTCTCCAGCTCGAGATCTGAGGGCGAGCTGGCGCCTTCGGCAAAGCCGCTGTCCACTTCGCGGGTCTCGTGGCGGACGCCGCCGGAGACCGACAGCGCCGACGAGACCTGGTATTGAACGCCGGTCTCGAGCCCGGTGGCCTCGATCTGCCATTCCCCCAGCCCCAGATCGCCGTCGAAGGTGCCGCGGCCTTCTTGATCCAGATCCCGCTGCCACACCCGGGCGGTCCAGGCGAAGCGCGGATTGAAGTTATAGACCAGGTCCAGGTTGGCCAACATGGCGTCCCGGTCCACCCCACCGAAGCCGGTGGCGTCGGTGGTGAAGGGCTGACCGCTGAAGGAGATGCCCTGGGAGCGCTCGGAAGCGTCGTATTCCATCTCGAGGTTCTGCAACATCACCGCGCCGCGGATCAGCAGGTTCTTGTTGGGGCGGGCCACGATGCGGGCGATGTGGTCGTTGCTGGAGGTGTCGTAGGGTTGATCCTGGAAGAAGAAGTCCAGCGATGCGCTGGCGGGATCGGTGTTCTCACCCAGGGAGAAGCCCGGCAGGAAGACGTTGTAACCGCCGTCGTAGGTGCGGTAGCGCTCTTCCAGGGTCAGGGTGACGTTGTCCCAGGCGTACTCGAAGCCCGCCCGGTAGTCGTTCATGGACTCGTCGATGGGCCGGTCCAGCTCGAACTCGTCTCGCGAGACGTCGAGGGTGGTGGTGCTCTCACCGACCCGGGTGTAGCGGTCGAAGCCGAACCGGAGAGTAGCGGCGCGGCTGAGGTCGATATCCAGCTTGGCGGTGTCGTGGACCCGCCGTAGATCGAAGTGGTGGAAGTCACCGCCGCTGGACAGCCGCACGTCTGCCAGCTCGTGGGGCAGGATGATGTCCTCGTAGAAGTACTCCGAGGCCCGGCGGTTGTAGCGCAGCTTGTAGGCGCCGAACTTTTGCGCCGAGAAGTTCAGGGTCTCGAAGGGATCGCCGCCGAAGTTGTCGATATTGAGGAAGACGCGGTCGACGGCCTTGCTGTTTTCCGGTTGGAAGCGCAGCCGGACCTCGAACAGCCGCGGACCGTCCTCGAGATCGATGTCTTCGCGATATTTGCGCTCAGCGCCGTTGACGTCCACCGAGCGGAAGCCCACCAGGAAGCTGCCTTCCAGGGCCTCGCCGCTCTGGGCGGAAGCGGGTAGGGGAGCGGCGGCGGCCAGCAGCAGGACGCCCGCCAGCGATAGAAGCAAGAAGCTGTGCCAGGAGTTGCTCTTCATCATGGGCCTCGCCTTAGTTCAGGAAGAAGGGATCGAAATTCGATCCGTGGATGGTCGAGTGGCAGTTGGTGCACACCGTGTCGAGGGTGAACCGGGAGTGGAATCCGGGCACCGCGGCGTGGCAGCTGTAGCACAGCTCGCCGACGCTCTGAGTGGTGAGCATGTGGCGATTGGGAGAACCGTGGGGATCGTGACAGGCCACGCAACCCTCGACTCGCTGACTGCCGTGCTCGAAGACGAAGGGGCCGTCCTTGTCGCGGTGGCAGCTGACGCAGGTCTGGTCGAAACCGCCGAGCTGGACTCGCTGGGCGGGCTCGTGGGGATTATGGCAGGAGGCACAATCGAGGATGCCTTCTTGGAGCCGGTGGCGCTCGTTGAATTGGAAGCGCGAGACGATGTCTCCATGACAGCCGGCGCAGGTGGCGGTAGAGTCGCCGAAGTCCTCCCGGTCGAAGACCGAAGCTTCCTTGGAGGCGGCCAACAGGCCTTCCGACAGGTTGTTGCCGTGAATGCTGTGGCAGGAGCTACAGTCGAGGCCGGCGAAGGCGTGGGCGGTGTTCTGGAAGCCCGGGTGCACGTCGCCATGGCAGTTCTGGCAGGCCTGGGTGGCGGCCATCGCCGTGGTGCTCTCGCCGAAGCCGATCAGGCCGCCGACGTCGAGGCCCCCGCCTTCTTCGATATGGGCGGTGCCGTCGCCGTGGCAGCCTGAACAGGTGCCGGTGTCGGCCCAGGCGTCGGTCCCCAAGACTGAGTGGGGATTGCCCTGGAAAGACTCCACGACTTCACCGTGGCAATCGGCGCAGGAGATGCCGTCCACGGAGTCGCCGGGACTCGAAGAAAGATCCTGGGCGGTGGCCAGGACCGCTCCCAGCACCACGGGTGCAGCGAGCAAGACTAGTAGCGGGATCAGGGGTCTGCGCATCGTCATCCCATCCTCGGTTGACTGGAAGGTGAACCGGCTGCCGGATTGGGACGCGCTGGTCCCACTCCGTGCCGGGCGCCCGAAGGCGCTGGGTAGAATTCTCGAAAACATTGTCCCTCCTTCCGGGGTCGCCGCCGACACCCGCAGGGGTAGGAGCTTGGCAGAGGCTCGGGAGCCCTCGCCCCGCCCAAAAGGGTGGTGCGATGAGTTCTTGAGGGCTCTATGCTCAAGCGTGACCTCCGGGAGTCATCAACATGCAGTTTGCCGGCAGCCAGCCAAACCCGGGGTGGACGCGGGCCGCCGAGGAGGATGGACGATGAGTGAGAGTAGAAAAGTCACTGACAGCGCAGATCGGCGCCGGAGCTCGGCGGACCTTTGGACCGTCGTTGCTCAGTCTCTGGGCTTTGCCTTCCTTGCCGTCCTCGGCGCCCTGATCTTGAGCAGTGCCGCTCCCGCGGCGGCGGCAGGAGATGGTGAAGCCGACGCCCCCGGGCGCATGGTGTTCATGGATGCCAAGTGCAACCTATGCCATGGCATCGACAGCCTGGGCATCGAGGCCAAGACCAAGTCCGAGAAGCTGCGGGGCAAGGATCTCTCCACCATTGGTGCAGATCACGACGCCGAGTGGTTCACCGCCTTCCTGAAGCGCGAGATCGAGCTCGACGGCGCCAAGCACAAGAAGGGTTTCACCGGCAGCGACGAAGAGTTGATGACGCTGGTCAATTGGTTGACCGAGCTGAAACCGGCCTCCTGAGGCCAGTGGGCGAATTCCACAGATGTTGATCCAGGCGTTGATCCTCTTCCTGGTGCTGGACGCGGCGATGCTCGCCGCGCTGCTCCTGCGCCCGCGCCTCATCGGCGGCCCCGGTGGCCGGTTGGTGGCGTTTCTGGCCTTCTTTCTCCTCCCTGGGGCGGCCTTGGCCCTGGGCACTCAGATGCATCTGGAAAAGTCCAAGTCCACGGAGTTCTGTCTCTCCTGTCATGAGATGGAGCCCTACGGCCAGAGCCTGCTGGTGGATTCGTCGGATCACCTGCCGGCCCAACATTTTCAGAACAAGCGCATCGATCAGGATCACGCCTGCTTCACGTGCCACACCAACTACACGATGTATGGTGACGTGAAGGCGAAGATCGCCGGGCTCAAGCACCTTTGGGTTCACTACGTGGGCACCGTGCCGGAGCAGATCGAGCTCTATCAGCCGTATCAGAACCGCGAGTGTCTGCACTGCCACGGCGGAGCCCGCTCCTTCGAGGAGAACGACTTCCACGTCGACATGCTGGAGGACCTGCGAGCGGGGGAGGTCTCCTGCCTCGAGTGCCACGACTTGGGTCACGACGTCGCGGACCTGGCGGATATGGAGATGTGGCGCGAAGAGCTGCCGAAGGAGGGACTGTGAGCGAAGCGACCGGTCAAACCACCGCCATGCCGAAGGCGCCGGAGAGGGCTCCCCGCCGATTGTTGATCGCCGCCGCTTTCATCCTCGTGGGCCTGCTGCTGGAAGCGGTGACCATGGGGATGAACAATGCCGCCGGCTTCCTCCTCTTCCTCGGTGGGGGCGGGCTGTTCACCGCCGTCGGGATCATCCTCTACTTCCGGGAAGTGCTCTCCGGCGGCTCCTAGTCCTGCCCCCCGTCGGTCTCAGGCCTGTTCCTCGGCACGGCGGTAGAGGATCACTTCCACTCGTTCGAGGGTGACCAAGCCCTCTCCGACCAGCTCGTCGATCTGGGGTAGGAAGGCGCGGACCTTCTCTTCCTCATCGACGATCTCCACTACCAGCGGCAAATCTTGGGAGAGGCGCAGGATATTGGCGCTGTGCAACCGGCTGTTGGCGCCGAAGCCTTCCAGCCCGCGGAGCACCGTAGCCCCCGCCAATCCCTCCTCGCGGGCGCGGCGGACCAATACCTGGTAGAGGGGTTGGCCCTGCCAGCGGTCCGATTCGCCAATGAAAATCCGCAGCAGGACGCCCGTTTCTTCGAGTTTCATAGTCCTTCGAGCTTCATGGCTCGCTCCTCAGGCCAGACGGGCCAGCGCCGTTCCAATCCAGGCTCCTGCCAGCCCCAGCAGTGGGCTGCCCAGGCCGTTGAGCAAGGCGAGGCTCCAGGAACCGTCCTCCATCAAGCGCAGGGTTTCCAGAGAGAAAGTGGAGAAGGTGGTGTAGCTGCCCAGCACGCCCACCAGGAGTAGGGCCCGGAGGTCCGGGGCGAGAAGGAATCTGCGCTGAAACAACCCCGCCAGCAGGCCCAGGAGGAGGCAGCCGCTGAGGTTCACCACCAGGGTACCCCAGGGAAAGAGGCCGCCGAGGTTGCGTCCTCCGGCGAAGAGGGACGAGCGTTCGACCCAGCCAGAGACGAGGTAGCGCAGCACAGCCCCCAACGCACCGCCGAAGGCGACGGCGAGGAGTCTGGTGCTCATGGAATCAAGCGGGAGTGGGGAAAAGGGTGAGGACGGCGGAGCCGATGCCGGCATCGGCTCCACCGGGGACTGGGTTCAGCCGCGGGCGCGGCGGCGGATGGAAGCCATCACGCCGAAGGCCGCGAGGGCCAGCACCAGGGCGATGAGACCCCAACCGGAGAGGGTGGGGACATCGATGATGGGATCCAGCGGTACCTCCGGATTGGCGGGGCCGACGAAGGTGATGAAGCGGGCGCTGACGCTGGCGATCTTGGTTTCCACCAGATTGCCCATGCGGTCGATTTCGTGGACACCGCCGCCGTTGGTGGTGAGGATGTTTCCGTTGGGCAGCTCATAGGCGCCGCGGTAGCCGCCGAGGCTCGCCGGGTCGTAGATGCCGATGATGCTGGTGCCGTCGTTGGAGAACTCCACCACGCCTTCCTGGGTGCCGGAGAAGTTGGCT
This window encodes:
- a CDS encoding caspase family protein — encoded protein: MARGISLHVGLNRVDPLAYGGWEGDLVAAEADARDMEELARRQDFETLLLLSPAATRDAVLENIRNAAEELQPGDFFLLTYAGHGGRLPDIGGDESDLRDETWCLYDGQLVDDELGSLWYQFRRGVRVLAISDSCHSGTVTRGTPSGYGRRGESEDSMFVESAPRYRFMPDAVAARAFRANRELYLGIAESLVEGSPEPKASVRLLAGCQDDQFASDGPFNGLFTGVLKRVWGEGDFEGDYGEFFHQLCRRMPRSQRPNHVLLGEPDRGFDRQRPFEI
- a CDS encoding cytochrome c3 family protein, producing MRRPLIPLLVLLAAPVVLGAVLATAQDLSSSPGDSVDGISCADCHGEVVESFQGNPHSVLGTDAWADTGTCSGCHGDGTAHIEEGGGLDVGGLIGFGESTTAMAATQACQNCHGDVHPGFQNTAHAFAGLDCSSCHSIHGNNLSEGLLAASKEASVFDREDFGDSTATCAGCHGDIVSRFQFNERHRLQEGILDCASCHNPHEPAQRVQLGGFDQTCVSCHRDKDGPFVFEHGSQRVEGCVACHDPHGSPNRHMLTTQSVGELCYSCHAAVPGFHSRFTLDTVCTNCHSTIHGSNFDPFFLN
- a CDS encoding cytochrome c — encoded protein: MSESRKVTDSADRRRSSADLWTVVAQSLGFAFLAVLGALILSSAAPAAAAGDGEADAPGRMVFMDAKCNLCHGIDSLGIEAKTKSEKLRGKDLSTIGADHDAEWFTAFLKREIELDGAKHKKGFTGSDEELMTLVNWLTELKPAS
- a CDS encoding NapC/NirT family cytochrome c; amino-acid sequence: MLIQALILFLVLDAAMLAALLLRPRLIGGPGGRLVAFLAFFLLPGAALALGTQMHLEKSKSTEFCLSCHEMEPYGQSLLVDSSDHLPAQHFQNKRIDQDHACFTCHTNYTMYGDVKAKIAGLKHLWVHYVGTVPEQIELYQPYQNRECLHCHGGARSFEENDFHVDMLEDLRAGEVSCLECHDLGHDVADLADMEMWREELPKEGL
- a CDS encoding DUF190 domain-containing protein — its product is MKLEETGVLLRIFIGESDRWQGQPLYQVLVRRAREEGLAGATVLRGLEGFGANSRLHSANILRLSQDLPLVVEIVDEEEKVRAFLPQIDELVGEGLVTLERVEVILYRRAEEQA
- the crcB gene encoding fluoride efflux transporter CrcB yields the protein MSTRLLAVAFGGALGAVLRYLVSGWVERSSLFAGGRNLGGLFPWGTLVVNLSGCLLLGLLAGLFQRRFLLAPDLRALLLVGVLGSYTTFSTFSLETLRLMEDGSWSLALLNGLGSPLLGLAGAWIGTALARLA